Proteins from a genomic interval of Pseudomonas silesiensis:
- a CDS encoding AraC family transcriptional regulator codes for MRNIPIHVLDATPRSVVAIGSDYPDGFLHPSHTHRRAQLLYGAKGVMKVVTKGGNWIVPPQRAVWIPPQVAHEVLYFGVSTRSLYIEPASIPSTRTDCQVISVSPLLRQLLMESVDVPLEYEEQGRDGALMSLLLHELARATELPFHIPLPIDPRLLSRCQAFLQVPDIHQSPQDWARDLYMSERSFSRLFREQTTMSFGQWRQRACVVLALARLSAGASITRIALDFGYESPAAFSTMFRRILGQSPTAYLDNL; via the coding sequence ATGCGAAACATTCCGATCCACGTGCTGGATGCTACCCCTCGCTCCGTTGTTGCCATCGGATCCGACTATCCCGATGGATTTTTGCACCCCAGCCATACTCATCGGCGCGCACAGCTCCTCTATGGCGCCAAAGGGGTAATGAAGGTCGTGACAAAGGGTGGCAACTGGATCGTTCCACCCCAGCGTGCAGTGTGGATTCCGCCGCAGGTTGCGCATGAGGTGCTGTACTTTGGGGTGAGTACCAGAAGCCTCTATATTGAACCCGCTTCCATTCCTTCAACCAGAACCGACTGCCAGGTCATCAGCGTCTCACCGTTGCTGCGCCAGTTGCTGATGGAGTCCGTAGACGTGCCGCTTGAATATGAAGAACAGGGCCGGGATGGCGCGTTGATGAGTCTTTTGCTACATGAATTGGCCCGGGCCACAGAATTACCTTTTCATATCCCGCTACCGATTGATCCGCGTTTATTGTCCCGTTGCCAGGCATTTCTTCAGGTGCCCGACATTCATCAATCGCCGCAAGACTGGGCGCGTGACCTATATATGAGTGAGCGCTCGTTCAGCCGTCTGTTCCGCGAGCAGACTACGATGAGCTTCGGTCAGTGGCGTCAGCGTGCCTGCGTTGTCCTTGCATTGGCAAGGTTGTCCGCCGGAGCGTCCATTACACGGATAGCCCTTGATTTTGGGTATGAAAGCCCTGCTGCGTTTTCAACAATGTTTCGTAGAATATTGGGGCAATCACCAACAGCCTATCTGGACAATCTCTAG
- a CDS encoding sulfite exporter TauE/SafE family protein, translated as MSYILLGFFGCFAGVTTVLFGFGGGFVIVPVLYRVLLAMHGADDMIAQSAMHIAVATSTCVMIVNASISTRKHARSGTLLMPYLWPLAGYIGLGAIAGAITAELFDSEMLRMAFVIYLAITIVDCLFRRGFIEQIANNQPKGLSKLATIPGGMSIGAIATVLGVGGSVMTVPLLRRCGLSMTQATSMANPLSLPVALAGTVTYILVAEVGGYDFGAGYLGYVDLLAFAILTLGAVFGIRLATPLIGKTPDRIHAIVYISLLVLVLLSMVFK; from the coding sequence ATGAGCTATATTCTGCTGGGTTTTTTTGGTTGTTTTGCAGGCGTCACCACCGTTTTATTCGGATTTGGGGGCGGTTTTGTAATAGTGCCTGTCCTCTATCGGGTTTTGTTAGCCATGCATGGTGCCGATGACATGATCGCCCAGTCAGCAATGCATATTGCTGTGGCTACCTCTACCTGCGTCATGATCGTGAATGCATCCATCAGTACAAGAAAACATGCGCGTTCCGGTACTCTATTAATGCCCTATCTGTGGCCTCTTGCCGGGTACATTGGTCTCGGGGCAATTGCCGGAGCTATTACCGCGGAACTGTTTGATAGCGAAATGTTACGCATGGCATTCGTTATATATTTAGCGATTACTATTGTTGATTGCCTGTTTCGCCGCGGTTTCATTGAGCAAATAGCAAATAACCAACCCAAAGGGCTAAGCAAACTCGCCACGATACCGGGCGGCATGAGCATTGGAGCCATTGCAACCGTCCTCGGGGTCGGCGGCAGTGTCATGACGGTTCCCTTGCTTCGGCGCTGCGGCTTGAGTATGACTCAGGCCACCTCAATGGCCAATCCACTTAGTTTACCGGTAGCGCTGGCAGGAACAGTGACATACATACTGGTAGCGGAAGTTGGAGGTTACGACTTTGGAGCCGGATACCTCGGGTATGTCGATCTTCTCGCGTTTGCTATATTAACGCTGGGGGCTGTGTTTGGCATCCGGCTGGCGACCCCATTGATCGGGAAGACGCCGGATCGAATTCACGCGATTGTGTATATAAGTCTCCTCGTGCTTGTCCTGTTGAGCATGGTATTTAAGTAA